A genomic window from Mustela erminea isolate mMusErm1 chromosome 16, mMusErm1.Pri, whole genome shotgun sequence includes:
- the LOC116574996 gene encoding basic proline-rich protein-like, with amino-acid sequence MSWRVSGDRATHPLIQERRARPLRAPDRARQTQILSPRRPPGPGCSPYSEARGTRGTGRPRLASPHRILPGRPGPPRPASTTTQGPNSGSPQLPGPYQERPSTAPAAPLLRPCSREAAPRGRSPGQRPEQGADRDRPGWSCAPWWPEGPRPPAARPPTTRGPRPRLPRVGFRTSRIERPRSQGAVCGLRPERATPTPPPKARNSPAPAEPRLQRSRRAKPTGAARPEPGRFPEATPSHFRAALGRREDRALCDPAT; translated from the coding sequence ATGTCCTGGCGCGTGTCGGGTGACCGAGCCACGCACCCGCTTATACAGGAGAGGCGGGCTCGCCCGCTCCGAGCGCCGGACAGAGCTCGGCAGACACAGATCCTGTCCCCACGGCGCCCACCAGGCCCGGGGTGCTCACCATACAGCGAAGCGCGGGGGACCAGGGGCACAGGGAGACCTCGACTGGCTTCACCGCACCGCATCCTCCCGGGAAGGCCGGGGCCCCCTCGCCCTGCGTCAACGACCACGCAAGGCCCAAACTCGGGTTCTCCGCAGCTGCCCGGCCCCTACCAGGAACGGCCTTCCACTGCCCCGGCCGCCCCGCTGCTCAGGCCCTGCTCCCGGGAGGCTGCCCCGCGCGGACGCTCTCCTGGCCAGCGGCCAGAGCAAGGAGCTGACAGAGACCGGCCGGGCTGGAGCTGCGCCCCGTGGTGGCCGGAGGGACCCCGGCCACCTGCCGCACGGCCGCCCACCACCCGCGGACCGCGCCCCAGGCTGCCCCGGGTCGGCTTCCGAACTTCCCGGATAGAGCGGCCGAGGAGCCAAGGAGCGGTCTGCGGCCTCCGCCCCGAAAGAGCGaccccaaccccgccccccaaAGCCCGAAACTCCCCCGCACCTGCCGAGCCCAGACTGCAGCGGAGCCGCCGAGCGAAGCCCACCGGCGCGGCCAGACCGGAACCCGGCCGGTTCCCGGAAGCTACCCCGAGTCACTTCCGGGCCGCTCTAGGACGCCGGGAGGACCGGGCCCTCTGTGATCCGGCCACGTGA